The region GGAGACAAACATCGAGCTGCAAATCCTGGTGGAAAAGTGTGGTGGGCGTTATCATGCTCTCCACGGAAAACCCAGGAGGGGAGAGGACCTGGTGGCTGAACTTCTGTCTAAAATCCAGGAGATGGTTTCTACTAATGGAGGATCAGTGCTGTTTAACGACGAGATACTAGAGCAGTCCAGGGTGAGAGAGGAGCAGGAAGAAAGGAGAGAGGAAGAAGAGAGGAGGAAAGAAGTAGAGAAGCTGCACAGAATCAGAAAGAGTCTTAGGAAGAAGGAAATGCAGGAGCCTGGTTTGTGGGGCGACATATTGAGAATCAATGACGAGGAAGAGAGCAGACGATCAAGGCGAGATGTTCCAAATGGTGAGTTGAAATATTTGACATCCTACATTAAGTGTGTCCAAATCTTGACTTTGGGAGTCAGGATATCTTATATCTCTGCTGCTTTAAAACCATACGCTGCtgactgtatatcagaatatgttttttacctcatttttacctcataaatatagatttatatTGTCAGTGACTTTGCAGACCCATTTACATGGTTGTGCATGTTGTAATATGCATTTAATCCACAGACTCAGAGGTTCAGGAACCCTCAGTGATATCAAGGTGCAGgcaaaatattcatcaaaagtgtaacacacagtgataaaaagaggaaaaacaaCCAAAAGAGACGATGGAGAACTGAATCTGCACTAAATCTGAACTGAAcaggttttttttcccttttataattattttctaAGGGAGCAATTTTCCCTACCtgattgtttattataataaacacactgtttgtacatgtttacatttttaaggaGAAGATAAAAGTCaatagatataaaaaaaaataacctgGCTTTTGAACAAAGAACAGCTGGAAttgtgtaaatattttaaaattcgTTTTACTTTTGTTAAGCAAGTAAATATCATGCAATAAATGAATTAGTGTTGCTCTTTTGGGTTGTTTTGTTAGTTTGTTTGCTGTTACttacttttttgtttgtgtttgtttttttttaacatcatgttttacacttttggttacattcatgacaggaactagttactcgttacacaaggttatatcgaacacagtcatggacaatttagtgtctccaattcacctcactagcacgtctttggactgtgggaggaaaccggagcacctggagtaaacccacgcagactcgggaaaaacatgcaaactccacacagaaaagacctggatcgccccacctggggatcgaacccaggaccttcttgctgtgaggtgacagtgctacccacatagccaccatgccacccttacTTTGGTGTAAAACTGTACATAACCATCCAAAGAACTAACTGCATTAATTGTGCTTCATTTTACAGACTGTTTCATGTTTGGTGCACGGCCTATTCTGCTGGattcaggtttgaatctcagcagtgctttcGGCCATCCGGGTGTTTGCCTTGAGTTTCATCTACCATTTTTCAAAGGTGAAAGTAAAATACATGCAGAACCAGTTGAGCAAAGAACAAGTGTAATATATCATCTTACACACTTATAATAAGAGGGAAGTGTTTTAATGCAGACACTGAAGAAAAACAAGCTTCACTTTGCTTTACAGTTCTTGTAGAAGTCGAACATGCAGCCCTGTACTGTTCTGTTGatggaatactttcatttttggGAAGCCATTTCTCTGACCTAAGTACAGTACACCCTTTGCAAATCGATTATTTAGTTGAATCAGATGAGTTGAATCGCGAGTCGATTCCTCTAGTTAGCTAGCTTCTTAATGTTCTCTGTTCTTTTTAGATTTCAGGAAGAATCATTCAGTTAattggtggatcgagtagctggttGGCTGGCTGTGGGTGCCACCTAGTGCTTTTTCCTTTGCTTTTTAGGGGATTACCCAGttatgtgggcggcacggtggctaagtaggtagcactgttgccctacagcaagaaggtcctgggtttgatccccaggtggggcggtccgggtcctttctgtgtggagtttgcatgttctccgcgtgtctgtgtgggtttcttcccgggttaactctggtttcctcccacagtccaaagacgtgcaaagtgaggtgaatttgagacactaaattgtccatgactgtaactaccgtttctgtcatgaatgtaaccaagtgtaaaacatgacgttgaaaaacctaataaacaaacaaagccaaatttatttttgtaatttatttccATCCTTTTCCTTTCTGTGCTCTGCATCTTGGGCCCCGCTTTTGACAGTgggttgtatctgttgtaccaACCCACCCCATTACagtttcatccaaagcgacttacaattgtgtccAAATTCAATCAAAGCCATTGAAGATGAGAATAAAGCTTTAAtggaatgtaaaaaaacatagGGACATAATGAGGTGAAATAGGCATAACTttcacaaagtaataaaaaggaaaatataAACAACTGAAAGATTTTACACAGTAGATTAAGCACCTGATTGACAAGTTACCGTTCCCCTTAAACACCTACAATTAGCtctggtgtaaaaaaaaagcactcACCAGAAAACGTAAAGCACCAGAAGCTTCACCAATATTAAACAGGTTTATAATACTCAGCAATAATAGAATGCAATATATGAGCAAACAAATACATGTTTATCTAAACACATTTGTACGATTTTCATTAAAATCATTCAGTTAGAATGAATTAGAAatattattttgcttttttgaTTTATGTCCTGCTGTGTGATCATTTTGGGCGTCTTTAAGGGTGAAAGGGTTGTTCCAGGATGGCCTGGCTCGTGCGAAACTTCCAAATCCCTTTGCACAGGTGGTTACTGACCTTCTCCAATGCCTCCACCTCGGCACGCCACAGGACAGATCTGGCCCGGATGAGCTGAGCCGCCTCATTTTTGCTTCCTTTGGCCAGGCTAATGCTATCTTTACAGATGAACAGAACATCTAGCCCAATGAAGAGGGCATTCAAGGTAATGAATCCAGCCCTAGCTGACTGGGACATTGCCAGAGGAGTACCTTTAGCTATCTGCCCAATGTCAGGTAGGTCTGCAGCAAGGTTGGGGATCTTCCGAGCTGCTTTGGCTTCTTGAAGTCCAAGGTTAGCTGCCATTACAACCACTTCCTCACTACTGAGAGCCTTTACAGCTGAAGCTAAATCAACAAGAGCatcaatacttttggctactGCTCCAACCCGAGCTAGTATTTTGAGAGCCGGGACTACTACAGGTTCCTCACTGCTGGCCACTTGTTCTGAAAATTCTAAAAGCTTCTGTAAATCCTCCATGAATTTGATGAAGATGTTGTTGGCGTTTTTCCCATGATGACTGTTTACTGCAAGTTCAGTGATGCTCGTGACTATGCTGTTGACACCACTGGTGACTCCAAGCCCGACGCCAGTCAGTGTCAGGACCAAAGATACACCCGCTGTGACAGGAGCAAGGGCCAAACCTACGATGGACAACACACCCCCTGCAATGCCTACTGAACTCCCAGCCACGGTGGAAATGTTGGAGCCCATTTTCATCCTGTCCAGCTGAACTGCGGCCTGCTCTAAATCAGACAGAAACTGAAACATTCTGGAGGAGCGCTGACTGAATAAACCAATGAAGCGTTGTGCCTCTTTATTAAACAGAAAGGTCAGCCTGAGTGACTCGTCCGCCCTGAA is a window of Trichomycterus rosablanca isolate fTriRos1 chromosome 22, fTriRos1.hap1, whole genome shotgun sequence DNA encoding:
- the LOC134300349 gene encoding uncharacterized protein LOC134300349, with protein sequence MDTKSREQLQEQLGEYILDTLKYIQTIKEFCGQEEKWTLQRETELETMRDIKDRADKISLRFDHVKNSTNRAKAFGEYLWSGLTQIKADSKKQELEKELGEVLIGTLEGMKKLQRFLDSIEMLAVTSLFVFSSESFMPNGVTAASVRSVISNARRVSRLLIHFKRDAEAFFLPSLSNVYVLALQLDKYICITQQLCEKSSGVSGSGNGYKWKNGNTSPKFTLSLSEELVQKMVDHLTQLNKIRADESLRLTFLFNKEAQRFIGLFSQRSSRMFQFLSDLEQAAVQLDRMKMGSNISTVAGSSVGIAGGVLSIVGLALAPVTAGVSLVLTLTGVGLGVTSGVNSIVTSITELAVNSHHGKNANNIFIKFMEDLQKLLEFSEQVASSEEPVVVPALKILARVGAVAKSIDALVDLASAVKALSSEEVVVMAANLGLQEAKAARKIPNLAADLPDIGQIAKGTPLAMSQSARAGFITLNALFIGLDVLFICKDSISLAKGSKNEAAQLIRARSVLWRAEVEALEKVSNHLCKGIWKFRTSQAILEQPFHP